Proteins from a single region of Companilactobacillus farciminis KCTC 3681 = DSM 20184:
- a CDS encoding acetate/propionate family kinase, which produces MQKTLIINAGSSSLKWKLFEMPSEVILASGLVERISMPGSIFTIKYGDHQKFEKTVDNLSQEAAAKMVFDEMQNLKIIADLSEITAVAHRVVAGGQVFKSAVKVTPEVLKKIKELSNFAPLHNPMEAKGIETMAKTLPDVVQYAVFDSKFFTDLPEKNAIYSLPYELTQKYQIRRYGEHGISHTYLTKRAAELLNKPKNELDLVTMHLGSGASLAAVKNGKAFDTSMGFTPLTGVTMGTRAGDLDPALVPYLMQELKIDDPNKIMMMLNQESGLLGISGISPDMREIRAKQQTDPRAKLAVDIFVNRIVKYAGSFLTELNGADALVFAGGIGEHNDELRQEIIDELAIFNVKLDQDLNKAGHEGLISSPDSAIKVLLIPTDEELEMVRQVAEL; this is translated from the coding sequence ATGCAAAAAACATTAATCATTAATGCCGGTAGTTCATCATTAAAGTGGAAGTTATTTGAAATGCCATCCGAAGTGATATTAGCTAGTGGCTTAGTAGAACGAATTAGTATGCCAGGTTCAATTTTTACAATTAAATACGGTGACCATCAGAAGTTTGAAAAGACGGTCGATAATTTGAGTCAAGAAGCAGCTGCTAAGATGGTTTTTGACGAAATGCAAAATTTGAAAATTATTGCTGATCTTTCAGAAATTACAGCGGTAGCTCATCGTGTTGTAGCAGGCGGACAAGTCTTCAAGTCTGCTGTAAAAGTGACGCCTGAAGTATTGAAGAAGATTAAAGAACTCAGTAATTTCGCACCATTGCACAATCCTATGGAAGCTAAGGGAATTGAAACAATGGCTAAGACTTTGCCGGATGTTGTGCAATATGCAGTTTTTGATAGTAAATTCTTCACTGATTTGCCAGAAAAGAATGCTATCTACAGCTTGCCATATGAATTGACACAAAAATACCAAATCCGTCGTTATGGCGAACATGGTATTTCACATACGTATTTAACTAAACGTGCAGCTGAATTGCTGAACAAACCTAAGAATGAGCTTGATTTAGTAACCATGCATCTAGGTAGTGGAGCATCACTTGCTGCTGTTAAAAATGGAAAAGCTTTCGATACATCAATGGGCTTCACGCCACTAACAGGCGTTACAATGGGAACTCGTGCCGGAGACTTGGATCCAGCTTTAGTACCTTATTTGATGCAAGAATTAAAAATTGATGATCCAAACAAAATTATGATGATGTTGAATCAAGAATCTGGTTTATTGGGAATTTCTGGAATCTCACCAGATATGCGTGAAATCAGAGCTAAACAACAAACTGATCCACGAGCTAAATTAGCTGTAGATATTTTCGTTAATCGCATCGTTAAATATGCTGGAAGCTTCTTAACTGAATTAAATGGAGCTGATGCTTTAGTCTTTGCTGGTGGAATTGGTGAACATAACGATGAATTACGCCAAGAAATCATTGATGAATTGGCTATTTTCAATGTGAAATTGGATCAAGATTTGAATAAAGCTGGTCACGAAGGTTTGATCAGTAGTCCTGATTCAGCGATTAAAGTTTTATTGATTCCAACTGATGAAGAGTTAGAAATGGTTCGTCAAGTCGCAGAATTGTAA
- a CDS encoding ECF transporter S component, whose amino-acid sequence MLQRRKAYKTAILGILIAIILVQSMVPMLGYIPTGFVNITIIHITVIVAAIVLGPKDGAIVGLVWGIGTIIRAFTSPTSIIDTTVFTNPVVAVLPRIAVGLLAGWIYLWFRNHTQKKVLGMAIASAVGSLTNTVLVLGLMRVMYASTMAQAYATQTDLLNKMLLVIVGTNGVPEMIVAIILAPAISTAILKTNKFLDN is encoded by the coding sequence ATTTTGCAAAGAAGAAAGGCTTATAAGACGGCAATTTTGGGCATATTGATTGCTATCATCTTAGTTCAGTCGATGGTTCCGATGTTGGGCTATATTCCAACCGGTTTCGTCAATATTACGATTATTCATATCACTGTTATCGTAGCAGCGATTGTGTTAGGACCAAAGGATGGCGCAATTGTCGGTTTAGTGTGGGGCATTGGAACGATAATTCGAGCATTCACTAGTCCAACGTCAATCATTGATACAACGGTGTTTACTAATCCAGTCGTAGCGGTTCTACCTAGAATCGCCGTGGGGTTGTTAGCTGGATGGATTTATTTATGGTTCAGAAACCATACTCAGAAAAAAGTTTTGGGGATGGCAATAGCTTCGGCAGTTGGATCATTAACTAACACAGTATTAGTATTGGGACTAATGCGTGTTATGTATGCCAGTACTATGGCACAAGCTTATGCGACACAAACTGATTTGTTGAATAAAATGCTGTTAGTTATCGTGGGAACAAATGGGGTTCCAGAGATGATCGTGGCGATTATTTTAGCACCAGCTATTTCGACAGCAATTTTGAAGACGAACAAGTTCTTAGACAATTAA